The nucleotide sequence TCCATGTATCTATGGATGGAGCACGGCGGCATCTACGCGGTCGCGAATCTGCGCGGAGGCTCGGAATTCGGCGAAGACTGGCATCGCGCCGGCATGCTCGAGAAAAAGCAGAATGTGTTCGACGACTTCATCTCCGCCGCCGAATATCTGATCTCGCAGAAATACACGGACAAGGATCATCTCTCGATTCTCGGTGGCTCGAACGGCGGCCTGCTCATGGGCGCCATGATCACGCAGCGCCCCGATCTTTTCCGCGCCGTGATTTGCGCAGTGCCGCTACTCGACATGTTGCGGTATCAGAATTTCCAGATCGCAAAACTCTGGATCCCTGAATACGGCTCGGCCGAAGATCCCAAGCAGTTCGACTTCATCTACGCGTATTCGCCCTATCACCACGTGAAGACAGGACAGGAGTATCCGGCCATCCTCTTTATGACTGCCGATACCGATACCCGTGTCGATCCCATGCACGCCAAGAAGATGGCGGCTCTGATGCAGGCCGAAGCAAAGAACGGCGCAAGTAAAGAGAAGCCCATCCTCCTTCGCATCGAAACCAAAGCCGGTCACGGACAGGGCAAGCCCGTCGCCAAGCAGATCGAGGAAAACACGGATATGTATTCGTTCCTGTTCTGGCAGCTGGGAGTGAAGCCATAGGGCGGCCGTTTCGCCACTGATCGGGAGGGGACAGCTTACGCAGTTGTCGCGACATCGGCATGTGTCCTCCGGCACTGTGCTTGGCCCCGCGTCTGTGGTTAAATTAAGACGATGCCCGACCTTAAGATTCGCGTCCTGGTAGCCAAGCCCGGCCTGGACGGTCACGACCGCGGCGCCAAAGTGATTGCTCGCGCCTTACGCGACGCTGGCATGGAAGTCATCTACACCGGATTGCGGCAGACGCCCGAGATGGTCGTCAACGCTTCGATCCAGGAAGATGTGCAAGTCATCGGCCTCTCGATCCTGTCGGGAGCGCACAACGCCATTGTTCCCCGCGTAATGGACCTGCTCAAGGAACACAAGATGAATGACGTGCTCGTGCTGGTCGGCGGGATCATTCCCGATCAGGACATCGCACATCTGAAAGAAATTGGCGTTGCAGGAATTTTCCAGCCCGGCACGCCGATGGACGACATCGTCAAATTCATCCGCGAACACGTGAAGCCGCAAACCGTAACCGCGGGATAGTGCCGGAACGGGCGCCGCTCTCGTTACAGCCGCGCAAGTGTCGCACTTGGTTTCCTCCGTGTCCTCCGTGCCCCCTGTGGTAAAGATTTCCTGTACAGGGAATGACCTCTCCCTTCTTCCAACTCGATTCGCGCGAGGGCGTCAACGTCCTCTGGCTAGTGTCAGACGACGGTACGAACCGCCTGACGCGGGCTTGCGTACTCGCGATGACCGCGGTCATGAATGATCTACGAGATCAGCCGAAGCCGCTGATCATTACCGGCAACCCACGTTTCTTCTCCGTCGGCGCCGACCTCCGCGAAATCGCCGTCCTCAGCGGGCCTCAGGCCTACGAATTTTCTCTTATGGGACAGACCCTGATGAACGCAATTGAAAATCACCCTACGCCGGTTATTGCCGCGATCGAAGGCCATTGCATGGGTGGAGGACTCGACGTCGCGTTAGCTTGTCATCGTCGTATTGCCGCCCCGGACGCGGTCTTTGGACATCGTGGAGCCGCTCTCGGACTCGTCACTGGTTGGGGAGGGACGCAACGTCTGCCACGTCTCATCGGCAAAGGGCGGGCATTAGAACTATTTGTTGCGGCGGAAAAAGTCTCTGCCGACAGAGCGCTCCGCATGGGATTGATCGATCAGATCGCAGAAAATCCGGTCGCAGAAGCGTTGCGATGCTGTCGGGGAGAAATGACCTAGGCGAGTTGCACTAACCCCAGCGCTTTCTGAATTTCCGGATTGGTCATGAACGTATTCCAAACGAACTGGCTGCGCTGATTCTCCGCCATCAGCATGGTGATGCCCACATCGATGCCGATCACGTCCGGGTCATACCAGTTACTCAACGGATTGAACGCGTCTACGTAACCGTACCGCTGCCAGGTCCGCGGAAAAGCGGTCCGAATATTTCGTAGCACAGCCAAGCAATCGCTCGGGGCAAACGGCAACGATCCTCCCGCCGCGCACGGCACAATCGTGCCGTCGATCGCTCCCATCTGCGGAGGGCCGCCCCAAGCCGTGTATCCATTTACCGAATCGGAAGCGGTGATGCCCCACTGGTTGGATTTGTAATCCGAGAATTGCCCTTGCAACGACAGGCAGAAGGCCTTGTGCGCTTGCGTCGCCGTGACCGAGTTGTTGAAGTAGTTCGCGTACTTGTCCTGCTTGTTCCGGAAATCAATCCAGGCATGCGAATACTGATGAATAAAGAGTGGCGCAAATAAGTTCGTGATGTAAGTCAGTCCCTGGTAATTGAAGATCGGCCTCGCAATCGCATCCCATGAAGATGCCGGCACCGCGTTGTTTGTCGCGCCGATACCCAGCATGTACAGCATCATCAACTCACTGTAAGTGTCCCAGCGAGCGGTGATAAATCCGCTTTCTGGAGTCCAGCCCATCGAAAAAGTTGTGCCGCCGTTCAGCATCCACGTCCAATTCACCCGATCGTAAATCTGAGTTGCGAGACTCTGAATCTGCGCGTCCTGAAAATATTGGCGGCACGTAAGCACGCCGCACAGCAGGATCGCCGTGTCGATCGACGACACCTCGCTGTTGAACGCACGCGCGCCCGTATTCATGTCAATGAAGTGGTAGAAAAATCCGTTCTGGTGAAACAGTTGATTGAGCAGGTAGTCGAGCGTCGTCGTCACCCGATCCTTGATTTGGGTAGCGTCCCCATAGCCGCGCTTGTGTCCGATGCAGAGAGCCGTTAGTCCAAATCCCGTGGCCGCGATGCTCGAAACGGTGCGACTATCATTGCCCGCCGCGAGTGCCCGGTCTTTCACTTGTCCCGTGGTCGAGCTTGCCTGTTCCCAAAAGAACTTGAAGATCGCGCTTTCAATCTGGTCGAGGAATTCATCGTCCGAAGGAGGCGGGGGCGGAGGGGGTGGCGGGGCGATCGACGAGGAACCGCCTCCGCATGAAGTAAGGCTGTAGGCCAAGCCCAGCGCGGAACCTGAGAGAGCCAGCCGCGCCGAATTTCGCAGCCATTCTCGTCGTGTGAATGAAAAGGGTTTCAAGGCTTCTCGTAGTGGCCGCCTGGGTCGGCTGCACTGAAATATGTTTGCCAGTCATCCTATCATTGGCCTTCACGCTTCCCGATCGGTGATTCAAGTCACAGACAAATGTTCAGCGTTCCGTTTTCAATCACCTCGTGAGGTGAGCGGATGCACGAAGACGCCTTGCAGGCCATGCGTCAAAGCATCATCGACGGCGCACCTGAAACCGCGCTGTCTCTGGCCCAGAATGCCCTGCGCGAGGGCATCGCGCCTCTCGACGCCATCAACCAGGGCTTTGTCCCGGGCATGCATCACGTGGGCGAGCAGTTCGGACTGCACGCCATGTTCCTTCCCGACATGATGGCCTCAGCCGAAGCCATGCGAGCTGCGATGCAAGTGCTGGAACCTGAACTAAAGAGGTTGGGTGCCGAGCGTCCGAATGCGGGCACGGTAATCCTCGGGACAGCCAAGGGAGACATCCACGAAATTGGGAAGACTCTCGTCGGCACTCTGCTCACGGCTCACGGTTTCAAAGTGCACGACCTCGGTGGTGACGTTCCCAGCGAGGTGTTCGCCGCCAAGGCTCGAGAATTGCAAGCCGACATTGTCGGAGTCTCCGCCCTACTCACGACCACCATGCGCGGCCAGAAAACCGTCATCGAAGCCATCGAACGCGAAGGCTTGCGCCAGCGCGTCAAAGTCATTGTCGGAGGCGCGCCGGTAACCCGTCGCTGGGCAGAAGAAATCGGCGCGGATGGTTACGGCAAGGACGCAGCGGGCGCGGTTGCTTTGGTTCAGAGCCTGATGCAGACGAATATACGCGCGGAGTAATTGTGAGACCCAGGTTTGAACTTCTTGATCGCCCGTTGCTTGATCGCATCCTTGAAGAAGCGTTCGCGCTTCTCATGAATCCCGGTGTGAAAGTTTCCAGCCCCGAAGCGACGGAACTGTTGGCCTCCGCTGGTGCCCGAGTCGAGGACGGCGTTGCTCACATCCCGGAGCCACTCGCTCGTCGTGCCCTGCAGTCCGCTCCCCGTGAATTCTTTCTCTACGATCGCGCCGGCCAGTCGGCCGTGCACTACGGTGCCGACGAGGTTCATTTCGATCCCGGCTCTTCCTGCCTCAACGTGCTTGATCCAGACACTCTGCAGCCGCGCCTGGCGCAGTCCGCCGATCTGGTGCGGCTCATTCAAGTAGCCGAGACTTTGCCGCAGTACGCAGCGCAATCTACGGCCGTCGTCTGCAACGACATTCCTTCGGAGATTGGCGACTTCTACCGCTTGCTGTTGGTGTTGTGGCATTCCAACAAGCCAATCGTCACGGGCGCATTCAGCGCGGACACTCTGCAGGCCATGATCGACCTGCTGGCCGCTGATAGTGGCAGTCTCGATGCGCTGAAGAGCAAGCCCAGAGCTGTGTTCGACGTGTGTCCTTCTCCTCCGTTGCACTGGACCGAGTTCGCCGCGTACAACCTCGTTGCGTTGGCGCGCGCCGGCATTCCCGCCGAACTGATCTCGATGCCACTCGCAGGCGCTACGGGACCAGTTACGCTCGCAGGCTCGGTCGTGCAACACGCCGCCGAAAGTATCAGCGGTATCACGATTCATCAACTCGCAGCGCCTGGTGCTCCGATTGTGTGGGGAGGGGCTCCAGCCATCTTCGATATGAGTACGGGCGGCGCTCCCATGGGAGCCATCGAAACCGCCATGCTGAACATTGCCTGCACGCAAGTCGGCAAATATCTGGGCCTACCCACGCATGCCTACCTGGTGGCGACCGACTCTAAACTGGTCGACGCGCAAGCCGGCATGGAGAGCAGCATCTCTGCCGCACTCGGTGCAATGGCGGGCATCAACATGATTTCCGGCGCTGGCATGTTGGATTCGCTGGCCTGCCACAGCGTGGAGAAGTTAGTCGTCGATGCCGAAGCAATCGCGTCCGCGCAAAGACTGGTCGCTGGAATTGAACCGCGCACCGAGAGCCTGGCGGTCAACATGTTTGCCCAGGTCGGATTCCACGGCGACTTCCTCAAGTTGAAAGAGACTCGAGCGCTGTTCCGAAGCGAACAGCATTTTCCTTCTGCGGTCATCGATCGCAGCGCCCGCGAAGAACCCGAGAACGCACCGCCACGCAACGCATTCGATCGCGCCCGCGATCGTGTCGACCAGTTGAGTGCGTCCTACTCGCAACCAACCCTCTCACCGCGCGTGAAGCAGGATCTTCTTACCATCGCCTCGCGAGAAGCCAAACGCGCGGGACTTCAGTATCTGCCGGGCATTGAACAACCACTGCGGTCAACCATGTAGGAATAGATTTACCCGAAACCAGTTACCTCAGAAGACCAGCGACCAGTTGAGAAACGCCGTAAACCACACTAAGTTCAGAAATCCGAAAGCGGCAAGATAGAAACCAAACTGTTTCCCATTCCACCGTCGCGCCGCGTAGCTACCGAGCATCACAAACGCCGGATAAACCGGCAGCAGGTACCGCGCCGCACCGAGCAGCGGACGTCCCGTGTAGAGCAGCATTTGAAGGATGACGGCGCAGGCAAACAGTTTGTCTTCCAGACGCACCTCACGCCGCAAGCTGAGAGCCAGCATCAGCACGACCAACCCCAGTTTGATCGCCAACAGTCCATCGTGTTCGATCACAATGATTCGTAGAGCTTCGCGGACACTCGCCCATGGTGGCGCGAGGGTTGCGCCCTGGTAGATTCGATATGCCTCGACCACCGAAAGTCTTCCAGTCCACCGCAGCCATCCCCAATAGCTGAGCAATCCAATGGGCGTGAGCAGCACGATCATCGACGAAACACGCCGGCTGCGTAACGCCAGCAACGCCAGAGGAATCGCCACGAGCACTCCCGAAGGACGGCACACTCCCGCCAGAACCCCGCACAGTGTCGCGGGCCACCATCGTTCATCGCGAGCAAAGATCACCGCCCACAGGATCAGCGCGAGTAGCAACGATTCTGCATAGCCCGCAAATAACACGAAGCTGGTCGGCCACACGCAGACCAGCAAAATCATGCGGACTCTTGCTTCGCCGGCCAATTCTGCCCGTCCCAGCCGCAGCAGACCCAGGAAGAAAAAAAAGGCGGCCACAGTTGAGACGAGAAGAGCCGCCACAGTCACCGGCAATGCCAATCTCGCGGATCGAATTGCTGCCGGATAAAGAGGATAGAAAACCACTCCCTGCGGAAGATCGTAACCGTGCTGACTAATCCGCAGATACCACAGCGTGTCGAAGCGCTCCCAGACTCCCACGAGCGCATAGTGCCAGTCGCCCGGCGTCGCCAGATTCTCGGTGAGTGCGTTGCTATGAATCAGCGTCGGATCAGGATGGAGAATGAAAGAAAGCACACCCGCGAGCACTGAATAGAAAATCCGCAACGCGAATGCGAGAGTCAGGGCGATCTTCCAGTCGGGCCACTCTTCCATCCTGCGCAACATTTCAGGATTGTAGCGCCCAGCCCGGTCACACTCGGAAACAAACGCACTGCCCGTCACTCGCCGGTAGACCGGGCGCAGAAGCCTCAGTCCCGCTGGTATAGTAGTTTGTTCGCGAGCGCACTCATGGCTGACAAGACCGACTCCACCGCGATGACTGTGAACAACGTCCTCCCTACCAAGGTGGACCCCAGTTCGCTGCGCTTCGAATCCAACATGCGCGCTCTTGCCGACCTGGTTGCTCAAGTCCGCAATGAAGAAGAGATCATTCGCGAAGGCGGCGGTCCAAAGGCAATTGAAAACCAGCACTCCAAAGGGCGCCTTACCGCCCGCGAACGCATCAACCTGCTGGTTGATCCCGGTTCATTTTTTGAACTCGGAAGTTTTGCTGCCCACGGCATGTATGAGGAGTGGGGATCCGCTCCTGCCGCTGGCGTGATCACCGGATTGGCCCGAGTTCATACGCGTCTCGTCATGTTGATCGTGAACGACGCCACCGTAAAGGCCGGGGCCTTTTTCCCGATGACCGCGAAAAAGGTTATTCGCGCGCAGAACATTGCGATCGAAAACCGTATTCCGACCATCTACCTAGTGGATTCCGCTGGCGTGTTTCTTCCTCTGCAGGAAGATGTTTTCCCCGACACCGACGACTTCGGCCGCGTCTTCCGCAACAATGCGGTCATGTCCGCGATGGGGATTCCGCAAATTGCCGCCATTATGGGGATGTGCGTCGCTGGCGGCGGCTACCTTCCCGTGATGTGCGACAACGTACTCATGACCGATGGCAGTGGACTATTTTTAGCCGGCCCCGCGTTAGTGCAAGCCGCTATCGGACAGAAAGTTTCCGCTGAAGAACTGGGCGGAGCCGCGATGCACGCTGCCATCAGCGGCACGGTGGACTTCCGCGAGCCGAACGATCAGTCCTGCCTGGCGCGCATCCGCTCGTTGGTAGAGAAATGGGGCTATCGCCGCCGCTCGCTCTGGGATCGCAAACAGCCGATCGATCCTGCCATGACAGCCGAAGAGATCTACGGCATCTACGACTCCTCGCCGGCGCGGCCTTACGACATGAAAGAAGTCCTGGCACGGATCGTCGACGAAAGCCGATTCGACGAATACAAAGCCGAATATGGCAAGACAATTATCTGTGGGTATGCGCGCATTGGTGGATTCGCCGTCGGCATCGTTGCCAATCAGAAACTGCACGCCCAACAGACTGACCATGAAGGCCACAAACGCGTTGAGTTCGGCGGTGTCATCTACACCGAGTCTGCCGAAAAAGCCGCGCGCTTCATCATGGACTGCAACCAGAACCTCGTTCCTCTCGTTTTTCTTCATGATGTCAACGGCTTCATGGTAGGCCGCGACGCGGAATGGAGCGGCATCATCAAAGCTGGAGCCAAGCTGGTGAATGCTGTGTCGAACTCCGTTGTCCCGAAGATCACCGTGATTGTCGGTGGCTCCTTTGGAGCAGGACACTATGCCATGTGCGGCAAAGCGTATGACCCGCGTTTCGTATTCGCGTGGCCGACTGCAAGGTACGCGGTCATGAGTGGAGAGTCCGCCGCCGGCACGCTGGTAGAAATCAAAGTCAAGCAACTCGAACGCAGTGGCAAGAAGTTGACCGACGAAGAAAAGAAAGAACTCTTCGATTCCGTGAAGAAGACTTACGACGAACAGACCGATCCGCGGTATGGCGCTGCCCGCCTGTGGATAGACAAGATCATCGATCCAATGGAGACGCGGCAGGCGATCACCCAAGCTCTCGAAGCCGCAGCGCTGAATCCGGAAGTGCCGGAGTTCAGGGTGGGAGTGCTGCAGACATGATTCACCACGGAGACACGGAGCAAACTTCTTCAAGAAGCTCTCACGGAGAAGATATTTGGAGCCGCGATTGAAGTTTATCGCGCACACGAGGCGCAACTTCTGAAATATCTGAAGCGGACCAACAAGGAATCGGTCTGATCATCAACTTCAATGTTGCAGTGTTAGTAAAAGGCGGCATCGTGAGAGAGGTTTTATGAAGCATTCGGTTTTCTCCGTGCCTCCGTGTCTCCGTGGTGAAAATGTCTGAAGGTATCAAACTCATCGAATGTCCCCGCGATGCCTGGCAAGGCCTCAAAGGCCAGATTCCGACCGATCTGAAAGCTAACTATCTGCAGGCGCTGATCAGCGCCGGATTCAAGCACATCGATGCCGTCTCGTTCGTCTCTCCCAATGCTGTCCCGCAGATGGCCGATTCCGAAGATGTTCTGAAGCAACTCGATCCCCCCGATGACGTAGAGATCATCGGTATCGTCGTCAACGAGAAGGGTGCGCAGCGGGCGATCAAGACGGAAGCCGTTCGCACACTCGGTTTTCCGTATTCCATTTCCCCGACATTCCTCGAAAACAATCAGCGCCAGACTCTTGAAGATGCGATTGAGGAGCTAGAAAAGATCGAGAAGCTAGCGAGCGACGCCGGCCTCGAAACCGTCGTCTACATCTCGATGGCATTCGGCAATCCCTACGGCGACCTCTGGACGATTGAGGAAGTGGTCGAAGCTGTCGCCCTGCTCGAAGCGCAGGATATCCACATGATCTCGCTCGCCGACACGGTGGGCATGGCCTCTCCAGAGAAGATCAAAGAAGTTGTTGCCGCCGTGATGGCGAAATATGACTATCTCGAAATCGGCGTTCACCTGCACAGTCGTCGCGATGAGGCCGCCGCGAAAGTGCTCGCCGCCTATGATGCCGGATGCCGCCGCTTCGATTCTGCGATTGGAGGCCTGGGCGGATGCCCGTTCGCACAGGATGACCTGGTCGGAAATTTACCGACCGAAAAAGTGATCGAAGCACTGAAGTCGCGCGGCACGCAGTTGCCTGTGTTGAAGTCGCTGGATGGGCTCGTAAGAGCATCGACGGAGATTGGTGCGCGCTATAAGGCGGCTTTAGAGCAATAAAGCCCGCGTTAGAGCCATAAAGCCTGCAGGCAATTTGGAGACTGTCATCCTGAGCGAAGCGAAGGACCTGCTGTCCTCGGGGCACGAAGGGAAAGCAAATCCTTCGCTCGTCCTCGGCTTCGCCTCCGGACGGCTCAGGATGACAGTGCGCAATTGCGCCTCCCAAAACCGAACAAAACGGTTGTGATGAACGGCACCGCAATCGACCGTCAAAGCCGCCATCCTGCAGCGTGCCCAATTTCTACGTCTACATCATGGCGAGCAAATCCCGTGTCCTTTATGTGGGCGTCACGAGTGATATTAGAAACAGAGTCTGGGAACACAAGCACGGCGAACTTCCTGGCTTCACCAGCAAATATCAAGTCCATCGTCTTGTATACTTCGAACGGTTCCAGTATGTGACGCACGCCATCGCGCGCGAAAAAGCAATCAAAGGGTGGCTGCGAAAGAAGGAGATTGCGCTCATCGAAGCGGAAAACCGTAGATGGGAAGACCTGAGCGACTCATGGTACAAGGAGCAGGTCCTTCGCTTCGCTCAGGATGGCAGTTCTCATAGTAACAACGGCCCTGGTTACAAAATGAACTACAGCACCCTTCAACTCGCATTCGAGCACGGCATCGCGACCGTCACTCTCAACCGTCCCGAGAAGCGCAACGCGATCAGCTACGAGTTGATCGACGACCTCGGGCGTGCGCTGGATGAGGTGAAGATTTCATCTGCTCAAGTGCTGATTCTCACCGGAGCAGGGAAGGCCTTCTGCTCGGGCATGGACCTCGACAATCTGAAAGCGCTCACCGGTCGCACGCCGGAGCAAGGTCTCGCCGATACCAGGAAAATGGCGGCGTTGTTCCGCGGCCTCTACGATTTTCCCAAGCCGACCATTGCCGCAGTCAACGGGGCCGCCGTGGCGGGAGGCACCGGACTCGCGACGCTCTGTGACTTTACTTTGGCAGTGCCGGAAGCCAAGTTCGGGTACACCGAGGTAAGAATTGGCTTCGTGCCCGCAATCGTTTCAACCTTCCTGCTCCGCCAGGTGGGAGAAAAAATTGCCCGCGACTTACTGCTGACCGGCCGGCTCTTCGACGCTGAGGAGGCCCTGCGGATTGGCCTGATCAACGAAATCGTTTCACCAGAAAAATTGCACGCTCGCGCCCGTGAACTCGCAGCCCAGTTGATGGAGAATTCCCCCGCATCTCTCGCTTATACCAAGCGGCTGTTGAGCGATCACGCGCGCGAAGAACTGGATGCGCAGATTGAGTCCGCTGTCCGCGAGAACGCCGCCATCCGCGACACCCCCGATTTCCGCGAAGGGGTGACGTCATTTCTCGAAAAGCGCAAACCGAAGTGGACGGGGCAATGAATCACGCGGTCAACGAAACCCGCATCCGTGTCCGCTACGCCGAGACCGATCAGATGGGGATCGTCTATCACTCCAACCATTTCATCTGGTTCGAAGTCGGGCGCGTTGAACTGCTGCGCCAACTTGGCTTCACCTACAAAGAAATGGAAAAGGAAGACGACTGCCACATCGCCGTCGTTGACGCGCGCTGCCGCTACAAGGCTCCCGTGCTTTATGATGACGAGGTTCTGGTACGTACCTATCTGAAGAACGTTCGTGAAAAGCTTATCCACTTCGGATACGAACTGGTGCGCGCCGGAACCGGAGAATTACTCGCGGAAGGCGAGACCACGCACATCGTCGCCGACAGCCAGTTGAAGCCTAGATCTCTGCCGGAAAAATACATGAAAGCGTTCCGCGCAGCCGTCACAAAAGTCGAATAGCGAACGACGAAGGACGAACGACCAACGACCAACGACCAACGACGAAACCGAGAACTCTTTTGAAAGCCCTTCACATTAACGGAAACGATCTGACCTTAGAGGCTGTGCGCGAAGTTGCTGACCTCAACGCCCGCCGCCCCGTCCTACTCGACCCCGATGCTCGCGAAGCGGTCGACCGTGCTCGTGCCGTCGTCGACAAACTCGTTGCCAACGACAAAGTTTCGTACGCCATCACGACCGGCGTCGGCAAGCTGAGTGACGTCCGCATTGTCGGCGACCAGATCCGCGAACTCCAGGTGAATCTGGTGCGATCGCACGCAGTCGGCGTTGGCGAACCGCTGGCAGTTTCCGAAACCCGCGCCATGATGCTGCTCCGAGCCAACTCGCTCTCCAAAGGACACTCCGGAGTGCGCGCGATCACTATCGACACGATTTGCGAAATGCTGAACCGCGGAGTCACCCCGTTCGTTCCATCGCAGGGAAGCGTAGGCGCAAGCGGCGACCTAGCTCCGCTCGCGCACCTGGCGCTGGCATTGATCGGTGAAGGCGAGTGTTTTGACGACAAAGGTGCGCGCATCCCTAGCGCCGAAGCTTTGAAACGTGCGCAGATCAAGCCGCTTGTGCTCGAGGCCAAAGAGGCCGTGTCGTTGATCAACGGTACCCAGGCCATGCTCGCGGTCGGGACGCTATCCCTGCTTGCCGCCGAGATCCTCGCCGACACCGCCGACGTGATTGGCGCGATGGCCTGCGATGCACTCAAGGGCACCGACGTCGCCTATGACGAGCGCATTCATCATGCACGCCCGCATGCCGGACAAACTAAAGTCGCCGCGAACTTACGCCGCCTCCTCGAAGGCAGCCAGATCCGAGACTCCCATCGCGATTGCGGACGCGTACAGGACGCCTACTCTCTGCGCTGCATTCCGCAGGTGCATGGCGCTGTCCGCGACACGCTCGCGCACTGTCGCGCCACATTTGAAATCGAAGCAAATTCCGCGGTCGATAACCCGCTCGTCTTTGTGAAAAACCCAAAGGCGAAAGACGGCGAAGGCGACGTGATCTCGGGCGGCAACTTTCACGGTGAGCCGCTAGCGTTTGCTCTCGATTTTCTCGCCATCGCTCTCAGTGCTCTCGCCGGGATGAGTGAACGCCGCCTCGAACGTCTGGTCAATCCTGCGCTCAGCGAAGGTCTGCCCCCGTTTCTCGCGCCCGGCGCGGGACTCAACTCCGGCTTCATGATGCCGCAAGTTACGGCAGCCTCGCTGGTCAGCGAAAATAAGGTGCTGTCCCATCCTGCGTCGGTCGATTCGATCACCACCTCGGGCAACAAAGAAGACTATGTTTCGATGGGAATGACTGCCGCCATCAAACTGAAAAAGGTAGTGGATAACACGCGCAACGCGCTCGCCATTGAGGCGATGGCCGCCGCTCAGGCTATCGACTTCCTTGCGCCGCTCAAGACTTCAAAGCCACTGCAACACGCGCACGCCGCTATCCGCGCCGTTTGCGCCACCATGGACAAGGACCGGGTCATGTATCAAGACTTCGCGAGGATTGCGGAGACGATCGCGGCGGGTAAGGTG is from Acidobacteriota bacterium and encodes:
- the hutH gene encoding histidine ammonia-lyase; protein product: MKALHINGNDLTLEAVREVADLNARRPVLLDPDAREAVDRARAVVDKLVANDKVSYAITTGVGKLSDVRIVGDQIRELQVNLVRSHAVGVGEPLAVSETRAMMLLRANSLSKGHSGVRAITIDTICEMLNRGVTPFVPSQGSVGASGDLAPLAHLALALIGEGECFDDKGARIPSAEALKRAQIKPLVLEAKEAVSLINGTQAMLAVGTLSLLAAEILADTADVIGAMACDALKGTDVAYDERIHHARPHAGQTKVAANLRRLLEGSQIRDSHRDCGRVQDAYSLRCIPQVHGAVRDTLAHCRATFEIEANSAVDNPLVFVKNPKAKDGEGDVISGGNFHGEPLAFALDFLAIALSALAGMSERRLERLVNPALSEGLPPFLAPGAGLNSGFMMPQVTAASLVSENKVLSHPASVDSITTSGNKEDYVSMGMTAAIKLKKVVDNTRNALAIEAMAAAQAIDFLAPLKTSKPLQHAHAAIRAVCATMDKDRVMYQDFARIAETIAAGKVAEAVR